The Neofelis nebulosa isolate mNeoNeb1 chromosome X, mNeoNeb1.pri, whole genome shotgun sequence genome has a segment encoding these proteins:
- the LOC131502771 gene encoding uncharacterized protein LOC131502771, whose translation MSLNKRPTARWERRRGEKRAGVAAQCRLSAWSPQRRLLLLLPDSARVSVLPGLQFMPCTAEGRDGEERSRRRCTPATNLLARLARGSEAPSTTSCPAEMTRGLLPPKISLRSPRVRGARTTSPPPARCRAVPPPGPTAGARGVCACALQHEARARGLSVRQVRAASSFVFPPREPPRDRGALGARAQRCPRESQPWVSQSGAGGSEGILSGRGGCGTGRPPVER comes from the coding sequence ATGTCTCTTAACAAACGGCCGACAGCGCGGTGGGAACGGCGACGGGGAGAGAAACGCGCCGGGGTCGCGGCTCAGTGCAGACTCTCTGCTTGGTCCCCGCAGAGACGACTGCTGCTATTGCTCCCCGACTCCGCTCGGGTCTCCGTCCTTCCTGGGCTTCAGTTCATGCCTTGCACCGCCGAGGGTCGAGACGGTGAGGAAAGGAGCCGCCGCCGCTGCACGCCCGCAACCAACTTGCTCGCTCGCCTCGCGCGCGGGAGTGAAGCCCCGAGCACCACAAGCTGCCCGGCGGAAATGACGAGGGGCCTCCTGCCACCCAAAATATCTCTCCGCAGCCCTCGGGTGCGGGGCGCGCGCACCACGAGCCCCCCGCCTGCTCGCTGCCGCGCGGTCCCGCCCCCGGGGCCGACGGCAGGCGCGCGAggcgtgtgcgcgtgcgcgctCCAGCACGAGGCCCGAGCCCGAGGTCTGTCAGTCAGGCAGGTGCGGGCGGCTAGCAGCTTCGTGTTCCCGCCCCGCGAGCCGCCCCGGGACAGAGGCGCGCTAGGAGCGCGTGCGCAGCGGTGTCCGCGCGAGTCCCAGCCCTGGGTCAGTCAGTCAGGTGCTGGCGGCTCGGAGGGGATTCTGAGCGGACGTGGCGGCTGCGGGACGGGCCGCCCACCAGTTGAACGCTGA